One Corallincola holothuriorum DNA segment encodes these proteins:
- a CDS encoding bifunctional transcriptional activator/DNA repair enzyme AdaA, with protein MNQPLNELTLSEDEMYQAICDRDTRYEGQFLIGVKTTGIFCRPGCRAKTPKRENIAFFADAALAANSGFRPCKICRPLAPADSPPEWLKPLLERLHQQPDIRFKDFDLKQMGISPERVRRWFQKHHKMSFQAYQRATKMGQALGQLSYDNTATQSVIDTAFSLGYESLSGFQQAFKKQFDLPPTKTGDKTLITLTRIPSVIGPLLAGATEQGICLLEFVDRWMLATQLKRLTKRMNGVFAPGDHPLFGLLKQQLDEYFSGQRKQFDLPLVMNGTPFQQRVWQQLVTIPSGTTRSYSEQAQAIGQPTATRAVAKANGDNMLAILVPCHRVIGANGALTGYGGGLPRKRFLLNLEGVLLAEMA; from the coding sequence ATGAACCAGCCGTTAAATGAACTCACACTGTCTGAAGATGAGATGTATCAGGCGATCTGTGATCGTGATACACGCTATGAGGGTCAGTTTCTTATTGGTGTTAAAACCACAGGGATATTTTGTCGCCCTGGTTGTCGAGCCAAAACACCCAAGCGGGAGAATATCGCTTTCTTTGCCGATGCAGCTCTGGCTGCCAACAGTGGTTTTCGCCCGTGCAAAATTTGCCGACCATTAGCCCCTGCAGACAGTCCACCGGAATGGTTAAAACCACTGTTGGAACGACTTCACCAACAGCCCGATATCCGCTTCAAAGATTTCGATCTAAAGCAGATGGGGATATCGCCAGAGCGAGTGCGGCGCTGGTTTCAAAAACACCACAAGATGAGCTTTCAGGCCTACCAACGTGCCACCAAAATGGGGCAAGCCTTGGGCCAACTCAGCTACGATAACACTGCTACCCAATCAGTAATCGATACAGCATTCTCTTTGGGTTATGAGTCGCTCAGCGGATTTCAGCAGGCGTTTAAAAAGCAGTTTGACCTACCACCGACAAAAACCGGTGACAAAACCCTGATCACGCTAACTAGGATCCCTTCGGTCATAGGGCCGTTACTGGCAGGCGCAACAGAGCAGGGGATCTGTCTGTTGGAGTTCGTAGACCGCTGGATGCTGGCCACCCAACTAAAACGCTTAACCAAACGAATGAACGGCGTATTTGCCCCCGGTGATCACCCACTATTTGGCCTGTTAAAGCAGCAACTGGATGAGTATTTCAGTGGCCAGCGCAAACAGTTTGATCTGCCATTGGTGATGAACGGGACACCTTTTCAACAACGCGTGTGGCAGCAATTGGTGACCATTCCCAGTGGTACGACACGAAGCTACAGCGAACAGGCACAGGCAATAGGTCAACCGACAGCCACCCGCGCAGTAGCGAAGGCCAACGGCGATAACATGCTGGCTATTTTGGTACCTTGTCACCGAGTGATCGGTGCCAATGGCGCACTAACAGGGTATGGAGGCGGATTACCACGCAAGCGTTTTTTATTGAATTTAGAAGGTGTGTTACTGGCGGAAATGGCCTAA
- a CDS encoding PepSY domain-containing protein, whose protein sequence is MRIRSMVMLKTEAHKVRAKTKSLIRKIHKWLGLVLGLQLLLWILGGLYMSAMPIDTVRGRDLARSSAAIAVPDTLFHVEQLLENHSLLLGDLKFLQLRPWLDRWVYEWADQNGVKLFDASTGGLLSPLSDGLVRDVANQDYTGAGRIVSANLLTELPWEVASRGQPLWQVKFDDSRGTHLYIDPDSGKVVARRNTQWRIFDILWRAHIMDYTEGEDFNNPLLIVFAATALIFTCSGLCLLCLSIKWRRRRMHSAL, encoded by the coding sequence ATGCGTATTCGATCGATGGTGATGCTAAAAACGGAGGCACATAAGGTGCGGGCGAAAACCAAATCTTTGATTCGGAAAATCCATAAATGGCTTGGTTTAGTATTGGGTTTGCAGTTATTGCTGTGGATTTTAGGTGGCTTGTATATGAGCGCCATGCCTATCGATACTGTGCGGGGACGAGATCTTGCCCGTTCATCGGCGGCAATCGCGGTGCCTGACACACTGTTCCATGTGGAACAATTACTAGAAAATCATTCACTTCTATTAGGTGATCTTAAATTTCTGCAACTGCGCCCCTGGCTTGACCGGTGGGTATATGAGTGGGCAGATCAGAACGGCGTTAAACTATTTGATGCATCTACTGGTGGGCTATTGTCGCCGCTTAGTGATGGGTTGGTTCGTGATGTCGCTAATCAAGACTATACGGGCGCAGGCCGGATTGTCAGCGCCAACCTTCTTACTGAACTGCCTTGGGAAGTGGCAAGCAGAGGTCAGCCGCTATGGCAGGTTAAGTTTGATGATAGTCGTGGGACGCACCTTTATATCGATCCGGATAGTGGTAAGGTGGTTGCCCGTCGTAATACCCAGTGGCGCATTTTTGATATTTTGTGGCGGGCACACATCATGGACTATACGGAGGGAGAAGATTTTAATAATCCGCTGCTCATCGTGTTTGCTGCTACGGCATTGATTTTTACCTGCTCGGGCCTTTGCCTACTGTGCCTCTCTATCAAGTGGCGCCGCCGTCGAATGCACTCCGCACTGTAA
- a CDS encoding GGDEF domain-containing protein, which translates to MADNQQRVALEKVRQLYLYYRYSMPVNVAIALTWGAVLYGYVPDQQLLAWNSLVIGVVAARMLHSRRRTLQGFTLPARRLEWEFSIGSALMGSLWGAASWQFLPALPGFYQAFLVITAYGLVSGGFVSMITSRLSFNLFAWPTILPPLAVLAGGNLEMQLPAFGLVLFAGFFIFSTYPRMARHVEMGIRSNIKNELLVEDLRCANEKITAMSLQDALTGISNRRALDQHLDEHWRLAARHKDHIGLIMIDVDKFKDYNDELGHLAGDECLQIVAQAIASFSRRPADMAARYGGEEFVLLLPDTEQSGAELLAEEVRAHIEQLALSHPTVAGGVVTVSCGVAVTEVSSDISYDVLIKAADNALYSAKNKGRNRVELAPELIKSGE; encoded by the coding sequence ATGGCAGACAACCAGCAGCGTGTTGCACTTGAAAAAGTGCGTCAGCTGTATCTGTATTATCGCTATTCGATGCCTGTGAACGTGGCTATCGCCCTGACTTGGGGAGCGGTACTGTATGGCTACGTGCCGGATCAGCAACTACTGGCTTGGAACTCATTGGTTATAGGTGTGGTAGCCGCGCGTATGCTGCATAGTCGGCGCCGTACCTTACAGGGGTTCACCTTGCCTGCTCGCCGACTCGAATGGGAGTTTTCAATCGGCTCAGCTTTGATGGGTTCTCTTTGGGGGGCTGCATCGTGGCAGTTTCTACCTGCGTTACCCGGTTTTTACCAAGCCTTTTTAGTGATCACCGCTTATGGCTTGGTTAGTGGTGGCTTCGTTTCTATGATCACCTCGCGCCTCTCTTTCAACCTGTTTGCTTGGCCGACGATTCTGCCACCATTAGCTGTGCTGGCTGGTGGTAATTTGGAGATGCAACTGCCCGCCTTTGGATTGGTGCTGTTTGCGGGCTTCTTTATCTTTTCCACCTACCCGCGGATGGCGCGCCATGTTGAGATGGGCATTCGTAGCAATATCAAAAATGAATTGTTGGTGGAGGACCTCCGTTGTGCCAATGAGAAGATCACAGCGATGTCTTTACAGGATGCATTAACCGGCATCAGTAACCGCAGAGCCTTAGATCAGCATTTGGATGAGCACTGGCGTCTTGCGGCACGGCATAAAGATCATATTGGTTTGATCATGATAGATGTCGACAAATTCAAAGACTATAACGATGAATTAGGACATCTTGCCGGAGATGAATGTTTGCAAATAGTGGCGCAAGCCATTGCTAGCTTTAGTCGTCGTCCGGCTGATATGGCTGCACGTTATGGTGGCGAGGAGTTTGTTTTGCTACTGCCCGATACTGAGCAAAGTGGTGCTGAGTTGTTGGCTGAAGAGGTTCGCGCGCATATCGAACAACTTGCCTTGTCTCACCCCACGGTCGCTGGTGGCGTAGTGACGGTCAGCTGTGGTGTTGCCGTGACCGAGGTGTCATCAGATATTTCTTACGATGTTTTAATTAAAGCCGCTGATAATGCACTGTACAGCGCAAAGAATAAGGGCCGAAATAGGGTAGAATTAGCACCAGAATTGATAAAATCTGGAGAGTGA
- a CDS encoding YihD family protein, with the protein MNDHRISELLELLEPYWKKQGQLNLTELLAQIAAAAGHTSGLETLTDDVVFYHLKMALSDKDAMIPGIAKDCEDDFKTAILKARGVIKE; encoded by the coding sequence ATGAACGATCACCGCATTTCTGAGCTGCTAGAGTTGCTAGAACCTTATTGGAAAAAACAGGGGCAACTGAATCTGACCGAACTATTGGCGCAGATTGCCGCTGCCGCCGGGCACACCTCGGGTCTGGAAACCCTGACTGATGACGTTGTCTTTTATCATCTGAAGATGGCTCTGTCAGATAAAGACGCGATGATCCCTGGGATTGCCAAGGATTGTGAAGATGACTTTAAAACCGCCATCCTCAAAGCCCGTGGTGTGATTAAAGAGTGA
- a CDS encoding sensor domain-containing diguanylate cyclase: protein MKNNHDLLLTTQCKKLTPYLWPLLLGFLIILSVASYYNYHWHKQSLISERTTVAKQAALKGQLLLEKILQQKFQHIEDSIRLLAENSPLKHYAQTHSAEMRQIVEQQWILLSQNSGLYTQIRFIDPQGMEKIRINYNAESGEAAVANKLQYKGNRPYMLEAKNLKPSEVAVIAFDVESEFGQIVRPLKQAGRVITPLTIDGQRLGYVLFNLDMSEVMSLIDEQERVNQLSIEVMTNDGHYIRSEDPAHAYGHVLPSRQKFSLALSDNNTWQKMQADSEGVLRLDKGYLTYRWVNFNLRQRLMPHSTQRLLILTHIRDNDIQLATHEAISTANSSWLLRLALILSISIVASLWLQRWLTRFKTQKLMLSAISSMSSVIITDQNNRLVGVNRAFEQLTGYQSGDIVKKVPEMFEAINQSFEEFQGSVKSIIANHGRWQGEMRCICADGRTLNIWLEASAIHSGKGQQNVDYYVANFIDITKQKRLESQLVKLSNTDALTGAYNRRRFDEELNRLSRIADRYANNQFCLAILDLDHFKAVNDTHGHDVGDEVLKTVVSHIHPLLRETDFFARLGGEEFAVLMPHTEISAAISVAERLRNEIEHTNIVPKVTMSIGVVAYQANMPETELYRRADIALYQAKALGRNRVMSDDSQRVDNTTNLNLISGAATVTL from the coding sequence ATGAAAAATAACCACGACCTGCTGTTGACCACACAGTGTAAAAAGCTCACGCCCTATCTTTGGCCTCTGCTGCTGGGCTTTTTAATCATTCTGTCGGTGGCGTCTTACTATAACTACCATTGGCATAAACAGAGCTTGATATCTGAACGCACAACCGTCGCCAAACAAGCAGCGCTCAAGGGACAATTGTTGCTGGAAAAGATCCTGCAGCAGAAGTTCCAACATATTGAAGACAGCATCCGCTTACTCGCTGAGAACTCACCACTAAAGCACTATGCCCAAACTCACTCAGCGGAGATGCGCCAAATCGTAGAGCAACAATGGATTTTGTTGTCACAAAACTCTGGCCTGTATACACAGATACGTTTCATCGACCCCCAAGGAATGGAAAAGATCCGGATCAACTACAACGCAGAATCTGGCGAGGCCGCCGTTGCCAACAAGCTTCAATATAAAGGCAACCGTCCCTATATGCTGGAAGCAAAAAACCTCAAACCTAGTGAAGTGGCGGTGATCGCCTTCGATGTAGAATCAGAATTTGGTCAGATTGTACGTCCCCTGAAACAGGCGGGTAGGGTGATTACCCCATTAACCATTGATGGTCAACGTTTAGGCTATGTGCTGTTCAATCTGGATATGTCAGAGGTAATGAGTTTAATTGATGAACAGGAGAGGGTTAATCAGTTATCCATCGAAGTGATGACCAATGATGGCCACTATATCCGCAGTGAAGATCCGGCACATGCTTACGGTCACGTCCTCCCTTCACGACAAAAATTTAGCTTAGCGCTGAGCGACAACAACACATGGCAGAAGATGCAAGCAGATAGTGAAGGTGTGCTTCGCCTAGACAAGGGTTACCTGACCTATCGCTGGGTGAACTTCAACTTGCGCCAACGCTTAATGCCTCACTCCACCCAACGCCTGCTTATTCTGACGCATATCCGAGACAACGACATTCAATTGGCTACCCATGAAGCAATCAGCACAGCCAATAGCTCATGGCTACTTCGCCTCGCGCTGATCTTGTCCATCAGTATTGTGGCTTCACTGTGGTTACAGCGCTGGCTGACCCGATTCAAAACCCAAAAGCTGATGTTATCGGCCATCAGTAGCATGTCTTCCGTCATCATCACCGATCAGAATAACCGTTTGGTAGGCGTTAACCGAGCATTTGAACAACTCACCGGCTATCAAAGCGGTGACATCGTTAAGAAAGTGCCGGAGATGTTTGAAGCTATAAACCAATCATTTGAAGAATTCCAAGGGTCCGTAAAGAGCATTATTGCCAACCATGGGCGCTGGCAAGGGGAGATGCGTTGTATCTGCGCAGATGGCAGAACACTGAATATCTGGCTTGAAGCCAGCGCGATCCATAGCGGAAAGGGTCAACAAAACGTCGACTACTATGTGGCTAATTTTATCGACATCACCAAACAAAAAAGATTAGAAAGCCAACTGGTTAAACTATCTAACACCGATGCGTTAACAGGTGCTTATAACCGTCGCCGATTTGATGAAGAGTTAAACCGATTAAGCCGAATAGCGGATCGCTACGCCAACAATCAGTTTTGCTTGGCCATCCTCGATCTCGACCATTTCAAAGCCGTTAATGATACCCATGGCCATGATGTGGGCGATGAAGTACTCAAGACGGTTGTTTCCCATATCCATCCATTGCTACGTGAAACAGATTTCTTTGCCCGCTTGGGGGGTGAGGAGTTTGCCGTGCTGATGCCACACACCGAGATCTCGGCGGCAATTTCTGTCGCCGAGCGGTTACGCAACGAGATTGAGCACACCAACATAGTCCCGAAAGTGACCATGAGTATCGGCGTTGTGGCTTATCAAGCCAACATGCCAGAGACAGAGCTTTATCGACGGGCAGATATCGCCCTGTATCAGGCTAAAGCACTAGGTCGAAACAGGGTGATGTCTGATGACAGTCAGCGGGTTGATAATACGACTAACCTCAACCTCATTAGTGGGGCTGCTACTGTCACTCTTTAA